The region AGACCGTCCGCCGGGGGGCGAGCTCGCCGAGCGAGCACAGCGCCACGTCGGGCCGTACGGCGGGCGCGGCCATGGCCGGGACGAGCGTCACCCCGAGCCCGGCCGCCACGTAGCCGAGCTTGCCGGTCCACTCCGCGATCCGCAGGTCGATTCTCGGCGCGAAGCCCGCCCGGGCGCAGGCGGCGCCGAGCATGGTCACCGTGCCGGGAGGGGCGCCCTCGATCCAGCTCTCGTCGCGCAGGTCGCGCAGGTCGACCCTGGCCCGGCCGGCCAGCGGGTGGCCGCCGGGGAGGGCGACGAGCAGTTCGTCCTCCATCAGGCGGGTGACCTCGACCTCCGGCCCGGCCCCCAGGCCGGAGGGGTGGTCGCTGACCACCGCGATGTCGATCTCGGCGCGGCCCAGGCCGTCCATGAGGTGGGTGCTGAGGCCCTCCACCATGCTGACGGCGACCTCCGGCCGGGCCGCGCGCAGTTCCCGCAGCGCGGCGGGCACCAGCACGGCGTTCGCGGTGGCGAAGGCCCCGACGCGCAGCCGCCCGCCGGTGCCCTGGTGGATCGCGGCGAGCTCCTCCCCCGCCCGGCCGAGCCGTTCGAGCACCTCACGGGCGTAGCGGTGCAGTGTCCGGCCCGCGGGCGTCAGCCGTACCCCCCGGGGCAGCCGCGCGAACAGCGGGCCGCCCGCCTGGGCCTCCAGGGTCGCGATGCGCCGGGACACGGCTGACTGGGTGTAGTTGAGCTGCAGGGCGGCCGCGGTGAACGACCCGGTGCGGGCCACGACGTCGAGCAGCACAAGCGCGTCGGTGTCGAACATGCTCCATCCGTGCTGGGCGGTCCGTGGGGGGAATGAATGCCATGCAACCTACTTGCCGCAGGTATGGCTTCTTGCTCCCGGGTCCCTCTTCGGGCGGACGGCGTCCGCCGCGGGCCGGCTCCCGGATCGCGGAGAGCGGGCCGTCAGGCGAGCAGGCGTCAGGCGAGCGGGCGTCAGGCGAGCGGGCGTCAGGCGAGCAGGCCGACGGCGGACTCGGCGGCGGCGACCACGGCTCCGCTCGCGACGAGCCGGACGACCGCCTCGATCTCCGGCGCCAGGAAGCGGTCCTGCCCGGGCCCGGCCACCGCCTCGCGCAGCGCCGCGACGACCGCGCCCGTCCCCGGCGCCGGTTCGTACGGCCGGCGCAGGTCGAGCGCCCGCGCGGCGGTGAGCACCTCGATCGCGAGCACGCGGGTGAGCCCGTCGACGGCGCGGCGCAGCTTGCGCCCCGCCGACCAGCCCATCGAGACGTGGTCCTCCTGCATGGCGGAGCTCGGGATCGAGTCCACGCTCGCCGGGACCGCCAGCCGCTTGAGCTCGGACACGATCGCCGCCTGGGTGTACTGCGCGATCATGTGGCCGGAGTCGACGCCCGGATCGTCGGCGAGGAACGCCGGAAGGCCGTGGCTGCGCGCCACGTCGAGCATGCGGTCGGTGCGCCGCTCGGAGATCGAGGCGAGGTCGGCCGCCACGATCGCCAGGAAGTCCAGCGCGTACGCCACGGGAGCGCCGTGGAAGTTGCCGTTGGACTCCACCCGGCCGTCGGCGAGCACCACCGGATTGTCGATCGCGCTCGCCAGCTCCCGGGCGGCGACGGCCGAGGCGTGGGCGAGGGTGTCCCGGGCGGCCCCGGCGACCTGCGGCGCGCAGCGCAGCGAGTAGGCGTCCTGGACGCGGGTGCAGGAACCGTCGCGGTGCGAGGCCATCACGCCCGACCCGGCGAGCAGCGCCCGCATGTTGGCCGCGGCCAGGGCCTGGCCGGGGTGGGGCCGCAGCGCCTGGAGTTCGGCCGCGAACACGTGGTCGGTGCCGAGCAGCGCCTCCACGCTCATGGCCGCGCCGATGTCGGCGGTGGTGAGGAGCGCGGACAGGTCGTGCAGCGCCAGCACGAGCATGCCGAGCATGCCGTCGGTGCCGTTGATCAGCGCCAGCCCCTCCTTGGCGGCCAGCTCGACGGGCTCGGCGCCGTGTTCCTTGAGCGCCTCGGCGGCGGGCCGCAGGCGGCCCCCGGCGTCCCGCACGACCCCTTCGCCCATGATCGTCAGGGCGACGTGGGAGAGCGGCGCGAGATCCCCCGAGCAGCCGAGGCTGCCGTACTCGTGGACGACCGGGGTGAGCCGCGCGTTCAGCAGCGACTCCAGCACCCGGGCCGTGGCCGGGCGTACGCCGGTGTGCCCGGTGGCGAGCGTGCGCAGGCGCAGCAGCATCATGGCCCGGACGACCTCGGTCTCCACCTCGGGCCCGGAGCCCGCCGCGTGCGAGCGGACGAGGCTGCGCTGGAGCCGGGCGCGCAGCGAGGGATCGATATGCAGGGTGGCGAGCGCGCCGAAGCCGGTGGAGACGCCGTAGGCCGGGGCGTCGGCCTCGGCCAGTTCCTCGATCCTTCCCCGCGACGCGGCCATCTCGGCGATCGCGTCGTCCGTCAGCCGCACCCGGGCTCCGTCCCTCGCGACGCGGACCACGTCGGCGAAGGCGAGCGGCCCGGGACCGACGGCCACGACCTCGTCGTCGTGCATCGTCCCACCCCTTCACCATCCCATTGGTAACCACCGTATTCTAAAGTAGGTCCTTACATCCATGGATCCCTCCGTCCCCTCGCGTCCCGGC is a window of Microbispora sp. NBC_01189 DNA encoding:
- a CDS encoding LysR family transcriptional regulator; amino-acid sequence: MFDTDALVLLDVVARTGSFTAAALQLNYTQSAVSRRIATLEAQAGGPLFARLPRGVRLTPAGRTLHRYAREVLERLGRAGEELAAIHQGTGGRLRVGAFATANAVLVPAALRELRAARPEVAVSMVEGLSTHLMDGLGRAEIDIAVVSDHPSGLGAGPEVEVTRLMEDELLVALPGGHPLAGRARVDLRDLRDESWIEGAPPGTVTMLGAACARAGFAPRIDLRIAEWTGKLGYVAAGLGVTLVPAMAAPAVRPDVALCSLGELAPRRTVYAALPRTAALPAASALLGLLGAGAGLPAAGRS
- the hutH gene encoding histidine ammonia-lyase, translated to MHDDEVVAVGPGPLAFADVVRVARDGARVRLTDDAIAEMAASRGRIEELAEADAPAYGVSTGFGALATLHIDPSLRARLQRSLVRSHAAGSGPEVETEVVRAMMLLRLRTLATGHTGVRPATARVLESLLNARLTPVVHEYGSLGCSGDLAPLSHVALTIMGEGVVRDAGGRLRPAAEALKEHGAEPVELAAKEGLALINGTDGMLGMLVLALHDLSALLTTADIGAAMSVEALLGTDHVFAAELQALRPHPGQALAAANMRALLAGSGVMASHRDGSCTRVQDAYSLRCAPQVAGAARDTLAHASAVAARELASAIDNPVVLADGRVESNGNFHGAPVAYALDFLAIVAADLASISERRTDRMLDVARSHGLPAFLADDPGVDSGHMIAQYTQAAIVSELKRLAVPASVDSIPSSAMQEDHVSMGWSAGRKLRRAVDGLTRVLAIEVLTAARALDLRRPYEPAPGTGAVVAALREAVAGPGQDRFLAPEIEAVVRLVASGAVVAAAESAVGLLA